The genomic stretch CGTTCAGCCCGATCCTGCCGCGGCTCTCCGGCTGCAGCAGCACGACGCCGACGGTGATCCCGTGACCGGTCGGCGGGGTGAGGCCGTGGTCCTTGAAGGGCACCGGGGCGAAGATCAACTCGACGTCGGGCGCGGGCTCCTCGGCCGAGGTCCTGATGAACGCGACCGCCTCCCCCACGTTGGAGGTGAGCATGCCGGAGCGCAGCACGATGTACCGCAGCAGGTTGCCGATGGACTCGGCCTTGGTCAGCGTGACCGGTTGCCTGCACTCGATGTAGACGCCGCTCGCGAGGTGGTCCTGCAGGTTCTTGCCGACCTCGGGCAGGTCGTGCACGACCTCGACCCCGGCGTCCCGCAACTCGCTCGCCGCGCCCACGCCGGAGCGCATGAGCAGGTACGGCGAGCCGATCGCGCCCGCGGACAGGATGACCTCGCGCCTGGCCTTGACCTGGGCGCCGCCGCCGTGCTGGATGCCGATCGCACGCCGGCCGTCGAACAACACCCGGTCGACGGTCGTCCCCGTGATCACCGTGAGGTTCGGCCGCCCGGCCGCCGGACGCAGGTACGCGTCGGCGGCGCTCCACCTGCGGCCGCGGTTCTGGGTGACGGGGGTGGGGCTGTAGCCCTCGTTGGAGCGCCCGTTGAGTTCGCCCAGCCGCTCGAAGCCGAGCTCCTCACAGGCTTTGAGGAAGGCCGCGGTGGTGACGTTGGGGCTGCGCAGCTCCGAGATGTACAGCGGGCCGGAGGTGCCGTAGACGTTGCCCTGGTTGCTGCCGACGCGGTGCTCGGCCTTGGTGAAGTACGGCAGGACGTCGTCGTACGACCAGCCGGGGATGCCCCACTGGTCGTAGTCCAGCTGGCAGCCGCGCACCCACATCTGGGCGTTGAGCGAAGAGGAGCCGCCGATGACCCGGCCGCGCGGCCAGTAGAGCTCCCGGCCGGACATCTCGCCCTGCTTGGCCGTCGTGTAGTTCCAGTCGTATTCGGTCTTGAACAGCTTGGCGAAGCCCGCGGGCATGCGGATCTCCAGCTTGTCGTCCTGGCCGCCCGCCTCGACCAGCGCGACCGAGACGTTTGGGTCCACAGAGAGCCTGTTGGCCAGCACGCAACCCGCGGAACCGGCGCCGACGATCACGTAGTCGTACTCCATGACCCCTTGCTTACTCCAGGCGACCGGGCGCGTCCATATGCAGTTGTAACCTCTGTTACCTACCAGTCGGTATGAGGTCGCTGGTTAGATGGCGCCGAAGGCGGCTGAAGAGGGAGGAAGGCGTCATGCTCAACCTGTCGATCGTCCTGGAGGACAGCGCCAGGAACAATCCGGACGGCACGGCCATCGTCTTCGGCGACATGCGACTGCCGTACTCGATGATCGACACGATCGCCAACCAGGTCGCGAACCTGCTGGTGGCGCGCGGGATTCAGAAGGGCGACAAGGTCGCGCTGGCCTGCCCGAACCTGCCGTACTTCCCGTTCGTCTATTTCGGCATCCTGAAGGCCGGCGCGACGGTGGTGCCGCTGAACGTGCTGCTCCAGTCGCGCGAGATCGCCTACCATCTCGACGACAGTGACGCCAAGGCGCTGTTCTGCTTCGAGGGCACGCCCGAGCTGCCGCTGGGCGAGCGTGGCAAGAGCGGGTTCGAGGCCGCGGCGGGATGCGAGCACTTCTTCGTGCTGCCCGCGACGCCGCTCGCGACCGAGTCCGAATACGGCGAGTCGATCTGGGCGGCGCTGGGCGGGACGGCGAACACGTTCGAGACCGTGCAGACGGCGCCCGACGACACCGCGGTGATCCTCTACACCTCAGGCACCACCGGCCAGCCCAAGGGCGCCGAGCTCAGCCATCAGAACATGCTGATGAACGCCATGGTCAGCGACAAGATGTTCCCGTCCGGCGGGGAGGACGGCGACACGTACCTGGCCGTGCTGCCGCTGTTCCACTCCTTCGGCCAGACCGTCGTCATGAACACCGGCTTCCTGCGCGGCGCCACCGTCGTGCTGATGCCGCGCTTCGACCCGGGCGAGGCGCTGGCGATCATGGTCAAGGAGAACGTGACCTTCTTCGCCGGGGTGCCCACCATGTACTGGAGCATGCTCACCAAGATCCACGCCGAGGGAGCGGAGGTGCCCCGGTCGCTGCGCGTGGCGGTCGCGGGCGGCGCGTCGTCGCCGGTGGAGGTGCTCAAGGACTTCGAGACGACGTTCGGCATCGGCATCCTTGAGGGGTACGGGCTGTCGGAGACCTCGCCGGTGGCCAGCTTCAACCAGCCCGGCCGGCCGACCAAGCCGGGTACGGTCGGCACCCCGATCTGGGGCGTGGAGATGAAGCTGATCGACGGCGACTGGAAGACCGTGGAGGGCGAGGGCCCCGGCGAGATCGCCATCCGCGGGCACAACATCATGAAGGGCTACTACGGCCGTCAGGAGGCGACGGCGGAGGTCATGAAGGACGGCTGGTTCCGCACCGGCGACATCGCGACGCGGGACGCGGACGGCTACTACTCCATCATCGACCGGGCCAAGGACATGATCATCCGCGGCGGGTTCAACGTCTACCCGCGCGAGCTCGAAGAGGTCCTGACGACCCACGAGGCCGTGTCGCTGGCCGCCGTGGTGGGGGTCGCGCACGAGTCACTCGGCGAGGAGGTCAAGGCGTACGTGATCCGCACGCCGGGCGTCACGATCACCGAGGACGAGCTGATCGCCTGGGCCAAGGAGAACATGGCCGCCTACAAGTACCCGCGGATCATCGAGTTCCGCGACAGCCTGCCGATGACGGCCACGGGCAAGATCCTCAAGCGCGAGCTCCGGTAACCGGTCCTTCGGAAGGCGCGGGCGGGTCTGTCCGCGCCTTCCGCGTGTCTGGACTGGCGATCATGGCGATCTCCGGGGGCAGAGGGCGTCGTCGCCGGCATGGGGCTGGTAATGGGGATGAAGGCGGACAGCCCGGGCCTATAGCGTGATCGGCATGCGAGATCGGCCAGAAGGGTTGGACGAAGGGCTGTTGCGGCCCGCGCTGCGCGAGTGGGGCATCGACGCCGTCGCGCTCGACTACGCGCCGGTGGGGTTCGGGGACTATCACTGGGTCGCCGACGGGCGGTGGTTCGTCACCGTCGTGGACGTGCGGCGCAGATCGTACGACGGGCTCGTGCACGCCATGGAGACGGCGGCAGCCCTGCGCGAGCAGGCACGGCTCGACTTCGTCGTCGCACCGCTGCGTGCCGGCGACGGCACCACGCTGCGGCAGCTCGACCACCACCGCTACGCCATGAGCGTGTTCCCGTTCGAGGACGGCACCCCCGGCGACTTCGGCGACGAGCAGTCGCCCGAGGAACGCGGCCTGCTCATCGACCTGCTGGCCGAGCTGCACCGGACGCCGCCGCCGCTCTCGACCCCCGCCCGGCCGGTCGAGCTGGCGGGGCGGAGCCGGCTGGAGGACGCCCTCAGGGAGACGAATCGCTCGTGGCTGGGCGGCCCGTACGCCGAGCCGGCGCGGGGCCTGATCGCCGAGCACGCCCCGACGCTGCGCCGCCGCCTGGAGGAGCTCGACCGGATGGCCGAGAAGGGCGGCGAGCCCGTCGTCACGCACGGCGAGCCCCACCCCGGCAACCTGTTGCGGAGGAGAGACGGGCGGTTGCTGCTCGTGGACTGGGACACGGTCGGCATGGCCGTCCCCGAGCGCGACCTGTGGCTCGTCGCCAAGGACCCCTCCGACCTCGCCAGGTACGCCGACGCCGCGGGCCGCACCCCGGATCCGGCCTCCCTGGAGCTTTACCGGCTGCGATGGGCTCTCGACGACGTGGCCGAGTTCGTGGCCTGGTTCCGGTCGCCGCACGGCCGCACGCCGGACGCCGAGCAGTCCTGGGACGCCCTCACGGGCACGCTCGAAGCTCTGGTGCGCGAGGCGTGAGCACGTCCGTGCGACCGATTCGCCATCGGCACGCACTGACGGTAATCTTGTGGCAACGTTAAGCAACCAAGCCAGGCAAGAGGAGGTCGCGTGGGCCGGCACGAAAAGCCCCACACCCCCAAGGACACGCCGGACGAGCCCAAAGAAGGCTCCAGCGCCAACGAGCACCAGGCGAGCCGCGGCAAACATGCCGCCCCGGCCAAGGACAAGAAGTAATCCCCACCAGCAACACATAGGCGCGCCGACGCGCCTCTCCGGGCCGTCCGGTTTCGGGGCGGTGCCCGCGCCAGGCGCGCACCGGTCAGCCGCGCTCGATCAGCGAGCCCGCCGCCTGGGCGGAAGTTCTCCCGTCCCCGCCGAGGTGGCGCTGAGCAGGGTCATGACCATTTCCTGGACTGAACGGGTGAAGCGGCGCGGGTCGCGGCCCTGACCTGGCCACCCTGCTCGGGTTCGTCGCGGCCGGCAAACTGTCGCCGGAAGTGGACTGGCGCGCCTCGTGGGAGCGCGTCACCGAGGCCGCGCAGGCGCTGCTCGACCGGCGGATCGCCGGCAAGGCGGTGCTGGACGTCGCCTAGCGGGCCGGTGTGAGAGGGCCGGCGAGCCCTCTCACACCGAGCGGCACTAGGGCCAGTTGACGGACGGGCGGAGGGGGACGCCGGAGCGGCCCTGCTCGTCCAGTTTCACGCCCAGCACCTGGTGGAGCTGGACCTTGTTGCGCTCGAAGCCGACGATGCAGCCGGCCATGTACAGGGCCCACACGCGGGCCGTGCCCATGCCGACCTCCTGGACCGCGTCCTCCCAGTTGGCGTCCAGGTTGTCGCACCAGTGCCGCAGGGTCTTCGCGTAGTGCTCCCGGAGGTTCTCCTCGTGGCGGATCTCGAAGCCCAGATCCTCCATCTCCCTGATGAGGTGGCCCACCGACTCCAGCTCGCCGTCAGGGAAGACGTATTTGTTGATGAAGCCGCCCTTGTTGAACGTCTTCTCCTTGCCGGTCGGCCTCGTGATGCAGTGGTTCAGGAGGCGGCCGCCGGCCTTCAGCTTGCCGTACAGGAAGGCGAAGTACGACGGGAGGTTCGCCTTGCCGATGTGCTCGGTGAGGCCGATGGAGCTGACCGCGTCGAAACCGGTCTCCCGGACGTCGCGGTAGTCCATGTGGCGGACTTCGGCCAGGTCCTGCAGGCCCGCGTCGGCGATGGCCTGCTGGCCCCACTCCGCCTGCTGCTTGCTCAGCGTCACGCCGAGCACCTTGACGCCGTAGTGCTTGGCGGCGTGCATGGCCATGCCGCCCCAGCCGCAGCCCACGTCCAGCAGCCGCATGCCGGGCTTGAGGTCAAGCTTGTGGGCCACCAGGTCGAATTTCGTGTACTGGGCCTCCTCCAGCGTCGAATCCTCCTCGGGGAAGACGGCGCAGGTGTAGGCCATCGACGGGCCCAGGACCCACTCATAGAAACGGTTGGAGACGTCGTAGTGGTGGTGAATGGCCTCGGCGTCGCGTTGTTTGGCGTGCCGGGAGCCGAGCTTGGCCAAAGTGCTCTGCCGCATCTCCTGCGGGGGCGGCGGCACCCGCATGAGGAGCGGCTTGACGCCCAGCGAGCGGACCGCGGCAAGCTTTTCAGATGCTGTCAGGTCATTGGTCGTGATGTTCCACATACGGTCGAGCAACGTGTACATGTCGCCGTGCACGTCCATGTGACCGGCGATGTACGCCCTGGCCAAGCCCAGTTCCCCCGGGGCCTGGGCCAGGTAGGCCACCGCGATCGGGGACTTCACCTCAATGGTGACGTCAGCCCCGTCCGGCCCTGCCTTGCTTCCGTCGTAAGCCAGGAACGCGATGTTCGCGTCCGCACCGACGATCTTCTCAAAGATGGTTGCGAGAGCCATCCACTCACCTTCCCCGCACACACTTGTCGTACAGGTCCAGCAGGCGCCCGTTCGGGTCGTATTCCCGCTTGACCGGCCAGTAGCCGTCGCCGTTGTACAACTGCCAGAACTGCTCACGGGCATAGAAGGACGTCGAGTAGAGCGACTTGTGGCCGTCGAGGTCGTGCACCGCACGCTCGATGAGCCGGTTGTAGTAGCCGTCGAACTGCCCCCGTGGCAGCGGCACCATTCCCCAGAAGCCGAAGTTGACGTAGAGCTTGCCGGGCTCGAGAGGATAGAGCGGCCAGCGGGAGGCTGCCCGCAGCGGGCACATCCACACCGGCGTCATGCCGACCTTGTCGTGGAAGAACTCCAGGAACTCCGCCCCGCGCTCGACCGGCACCTCCACGTCCTGGATGACCGATTCCTGGACCGGCTGGTTGCGCCACCGGTCGATGCGGGCGGTCACGCCGTATTTGCGGTCGAGGGCGACCAGGCGACGGTAGACGTCGGAGCGCATCCAGCGGCGCGGCATGAGCGAGCGCACCACCGGCTGCTGCACGCCGAACGCGCGCGAGCACCAGAACCAGTCGGTGTCCCAGCGCCACAGGTAGTCGCGCACGGACAACCAGTCGCGGGTGCGGTGCCTGATCGACTGGTAGTAGATGCGCATGCCGGTGTAGTCGGACACGTAGGGCGCACGGTCGGCGAAACGCCCGACCGTGAGGTACATCTCGCCCGGGCTGAAGAAGACCCCGTCCACGAAGTCGACGCGCTCGCCGTCGTGGACCATGCTGTCGCAGATCTCCTGCATGGCGAGCATGCACTTGGCGGCGTCGGTGAACTTGACGTGCGTGAGGTGCACGTACGGCTGGACCTTGCGCAGCTTGATCCTGATGCGCAGCGCGTAGCCGAGCGTGCCGTAGGAGTTGGGGAAGGTGCGGAAGAGGTCGCGGTGCTCGTTGTCGTCGCGGGCCACGACGATCCGCCCGTCGCCGGTGAGGATCTCGAGCTCCTCGACCGACTCGTGCGGCAGCCCGTCTCTGAAGCTGGTGGACTCGATGCCGAGCCCGGTCACGGCGCCGCCGAGCGTGATGGTCTTGAGCTGCGGCACCACGTACGGCATGAGGCCGTGCGGCAGGGTGGCGTCGACCAGGTGCTCGTACGTGGTCATGCCCTGGACCTCGGCCGTCATGGTCTCGGGGTCGACGCTGATGACCTCGTCGAGATCCCTGGCCGAGAGCTTGGCCGTCTTCGCTGGGTCGCGGAACCTGAACAGGTTGGACGTCGACTTGGCCAGCCGGGGCGCGGCGCCGCCCGGGATCTCCGCGTACGAGTGCCGGATCTGCTCTACTGCCCGCCGGTGTGTCGACATCGTCGTCGTCACGGCCACTCCTTCGTCGGTGCCGTGACGACGAGGTCGTACTGCGTTCGATTTGTTCGCTCGCTACGCTCGTTCACGAAGCACCCCCTAGAGCCGGTAGAGATCGTCCGTAAGAAGGTATCTCTCGTACGCGACCTCGAACAGACCGGGGTCGTTAA from Nonomuraea polychroma encodes the following:
- a CDS encoding GMC family oxidoreductase, with the protein product MEYDYVIVGAGSAGCVLANRLSVDPNVSVALVEAGGQDDKLEIRMPAGFAKLFKTEYDWNYTTAKQGEMSGRELYWPRGRVIGGSSSLNAQMWVRGCQLDYDQWGIPGWSYDDVLPYFTKAEHRVGSNQGNVYGTSGPLYISELRSPNVTTAAFLKACEELGFERLGELNGRSNEGYSPTPVTQNRGRRWSAADAYLRPAAGRPNLTVITGTTVDRVLFDGRRAIGIQHGGGAQVKARREVILSAGAIGSPYLLMRSGVGAASELRDAGVEVVHDLPEVGKNLQDHLASGVYIECRQPVTLTKAESIGNLLRYIVLRSGMLTSNVGEAVAFIRTSAEEPAPDVELIFAPVPFKDHGLTPPTGHGITVGVVLLQPESRGRIGLNGRDVVIDPAYLSEEADVKRLVAGLKTAKQVFATTAMKPYAGGPMAPYWGPESDEELAQWVRERGETLYHPVGTCRMGADDASVVDPSLRVRGVEGLRVVDVSIMPTLNRGHTHAPAIMIGEKGADLIHSS
- a CDS encoding long-chain-fatty-acid--CoA ligase, with translation MLNLSIVLEDSARNNPDGTAIVFGDMRLPYSMIDTIANQVANLLVARGIQKGDKVALACPNLPYFPFVYFGILKAGATVVPLNVLLQSREIAYHLDDSDAKALFCFEGTPELPLGERGKSGFEAAAGCEHFFVLPATPLATESEYGESIWAALGGTANTFETVQTAPDDTAVILYTSGTTGQPKGAELSHQNMLMNAMVSDKMFPSGGEDGDTYLAVLPLFHSFGQTVVMNTGFLRGATVVLMPRFDPGEALAIMVKENVTFFAGVPTMYWSMLTKIHAEGAEVPRSLRVAVAGGASSPVEVLKDFETTFGIGILEGYGLSETSPVASFNQPGRPTKPGTVGTPIWGVEMKLIDGDWKTVEGEGPGEIAIRGHNIMKGYYGRQEATAEVMKDGWFRTGDIATRDADGYYSIIDRAKDMIIRGGFNVYPRELEEVLTTHEAVSLAAVVGVAHESLGEEVKAYVIRTPGVTITEDELIAWAKENMAAYKYPRIIEFRDSLPMTATGKILKRELR
- a CDS encoding phosphotransferase codes for the protein MRDRPEGLDEGLLRPALREWGIDAVALDYAPVGFGDYHWVADGRWFVTVVDVRRRSYDGLVHAMETAAALREQARLDFVVAPLRAGDGTTLRQLDHHRYAMSVFPFEDGTPGDFGDEQSPEERGLLIDLLAELHRTPPPLSTPARPVELAGRSRLEDALRETNRSWLGGPYAEPARGLIAEHAPTLRRRLEELDRMAEKGGEPVVTHGEPHPGNLLRRRDGRLLLVDWDTVGMAVPERDLWLVAKDPSDLARYADAAGRTPDPASLELYRLRWALDDVAEFVAWFRSPHGRTPDAEQSWDALTGTLEALVREA
- a CDS encoding class I SAM-dependent methyltransferase; translated protein: MALATIFEKIVGADANIAFLAYDGSKAGPDGADVTIEVKSPIAVAYLAQAPGELGLARAYIAGHMDVHGDMYTLLDRMWNITTNDLTASEKLAAVRSLGVKPLLMRVPPPPQEMRQSTLAKLGSRHAKQRDAEAIHHHYDVSNRFYEWVLGPSMAYTCAVFPEEDSTLEEAQYTKFDLVAHKLDLKPGMRLLDVGCGWGGMAMHAAKHYGVKVLGVTLSKQQAEWGQQAIADAGLQDLAEVRHMDYRDVRETGFDAVSSIGLTEHIGKANLPSYFAFLYGKLKAGGRLLNHCITRPTGKEKTFNKGGFINKYVFPDGELESVGHLIREMEDLGFEIRHEENLREHYAKTLRHWCDNLDANWEDAVQEVGMGTARVWALYMAGCIVGFERNKVQLHQVLGVKLDEQGRSGVPLRPSVNWP
- a CDS encoding FAD-binding oxidoreductase, whose amino-acid sequence is MSTHRRAVEQIRHSYAEIPGGAAPRLAKSTSNLFRFRDPAKTAKLSARDLDEVISVDPETMTAEVQGMTTYEHLVDATLPHGLMPYVVPQLKTITLGGAVTGLGIESTSFRDGLPHESVEELEILTGDGRIVVARDDNEHRDLFRTFPNSYGTLGYALRIRIKLRKVQPYVHLTHVKFTDAAKCMLAMQEICDSMVHDGERVDFVDGVFFSPGEMYLTVGRFADRAPYVSDYTGMRIYYQSIRHRTRDWLSVRDYLWRWDTDWFWCSRAFGVQQPVVRSLMPRRWMRSDVYRRLVALDRKYGVTARIDRWRNQPVQESVIQDVEVPVERGAEFLEFFHDKVGMTPVWMCPLRAASRWPLYPLEPGKLYVNFGFWGMVPLPRGQFDGYYNRLIERAVHDLDGHKSLYSTSFYAREQFWQLYNGDGYWPVKREYDPNGRLLDLYDKCVRGR